The following are encoded together in the Bradysia coprophila strain Holo2 unplaced genomic scaffold, BU_Bcop_v1 contig_87, whole genome shotgun sequence genome:
- the LOC119084571 gene encoding uncharacterized protein LOC119084571 has translation MSEQRIDIVVEERQILTTYDFTKKLAEFRKFLIEKKYITIDADDGDTWRFAIVENGKVTDTVRLDAEQYIPVSAYIYDTNKIFVFNLKKKLDVFADTLRQFFRFDVSHNLDDLRKLLIEKKFIHTDTDTSAWRFVAPSAKDLEDITEAIIGIQSEDQMVVKNFLYGSNKVRLADIQRKKNPDLIGVGADYFENGDMQVRILRNDKLSSNKIVPILMKNVRPANKLGVVADFENAVLCEKETAIGFRISTKTHGGFGYSITVDKGDPIQGWDVIPFTGWTTWTMDWSKHAIVVTSAKDLGIPTQEAIGYRRVYIKVWRYLSYRDKTGVHQVDENAPKPKSMSILSGGIDVVGGDDIESGGFKEGDDADRNISGEWVADQVEDKNEILGVFNIDFFVFKTAEAAQNMVESRINPVYD, from the exons CGGACGACGGGGACACTTGGCGATTCGCCATAGTAGAAAATGGTAAAGTGACTGATACAGTTCGCCTGGACGCAGAACAATACATTCCGGTTAGCGCATACATCTACGACACTAACAAGATATTCGTGTTCAATCTCAAGAAAAAACTTGATGTGTTCGCGGACACACTTCGACAATTCTTCAGGTTCGATGTTAGTCATAATCTTGATGACTTACGTAAACTtttgatcgaaaaaaaattcatccacactgataCGGACACGAGTGCTTGGCGATTTGTAGCACCAAGTGCAAAAGATTTGGAAGATATAACTGAGGCAATAATTGGGATACAAAGTGAAGATCAGATGGTGGTCAAGAATTTCCTCTACGGCAGTAATAAAGTGCGTTTGGCAGACATTCAACGCAAGAAGAATCCGGACCTGATTGGTGTTGGTGCtgattatttcgaaaatggaGATATGCAAGTCAGAATCCTACGGAATGATAAACtttcatcaaataaaattgtgccgatattgatgaaaaatgtaagaccGGCCAATAAACTTGGTGTGGTGGCGGATTTTGAAAACGCCGTTCTCTGCGAAAAGGAAACAGCTATAG gCTTCCGCATTAGCACCAAAACCCATGGAGGGTTTGGATACAGTATAACAGTGGACAAAGGAGATCCAATACAGGGATGGGACGTTATACCATTTACAGGATGGACGACGTGGACGATGGATTGGTCGAAACATGCGATTGTAGTTACGTCGGCTAAAGACTTGGGCATTCCAACGCAAGAAGCAATCGGATATCGTCGTGTATATATTAAAGTTTGGAGATACCTTTCATATAGAGATAAAACTGGTGTACACCAAGTAGACGAAAACGCGCCGAAACCGAAGTCGATGTCGATTCTGAGTGGCGGCATTGATGTTGTAGGTGGTGATGATATAGAAAGTGGTGGATTTAAAGAAGGTGACGATGCAGATAGGAACATTTCGGGTGAATGGGTAGCTGATCAAGTGGaagacaaaaatgaaattttgggtGTATTTAACATTGACTTCTTTGTATTTAAAACGGCGGAAGCTGCACAAAATATGGTTGAATCGAGAATTAATCCAGTGTACGACTAA